A segment of the Prochlorococcus marinus str. MIT 9215 genome:
TTGAATTTGAATGAATGATAGTAAGCACTAGTTCTTGCAGATTTTTTCTCCTCACATTTTTGCCAGATAGCATCTTCTATTACCTCGCTATCTTCTAGTAATTCATCAGAGTCAAGGCGCGCAATTTCTTTACGTTCAAAATAATTCCACCAATCTATTTTATTTTCCCTGTGATGAAAGGCTAAAAGATGACCTAATAAAAGTTGTGCCCGGAAACTTAATCCTCTTTTACCTGTTTTATTTTCCCAAAAAGTTTCATCATTTGATTCTTTTGATTTCAGTGTTTTATATTCTTCAGGTAACTCGTCCAATAACTTTTGCGATAAAGATTCCAGTGGCTTGATTTCTTGAGATAGTTCATCTTCTTTCTCCTCTTCATGAGATTCAAAAGTTAGACCTTCCGCTTTCTTAAGATTAATAAGCCAATTCTGGAGACGTTCAGTAGATTCACAATCTTCTCTATTGTAGTCTTCAATTATCTGAAGCCTTGGACTGCCTGTAGGAGATTTGCCTGGAATTTCTGGTTCACCGGAGTTCGCCCATATCCTATATGCCACCACTGAATCGCCTGCCGTTTTGACATCTGCATCACGTTTATCCATATAAAGCTTCTCAACTTTTTTTATTGAATAACTATCTTCTCCCAAAATAATTGTACTGGTGACAATAGGTAAAAGATCAACTAATAAATTTGAGCGGAGCCATTTATCTATTACCGCCTCTTTAGTTGAGTATTGCTGAGCTATTCGTCTGATGGCACTTTTTTCATAACTACCGTAATGGTAAATTTTTAAATTTGGATATTTTTCTAACCTTTTTTCAACCCAATCAACCCAACCTTCAAAAGCTTTTTTTTCTTCTAGGGCATTATGAGCCCACCATGATTTATAAGTAGTTCGAAGACTATCTTTTTCTTTAAAACAAATCCCAATAAGATATTCCAGTTGGGTTCCAAGAACAGGATCCTGAATACCCTCCAAATCAAACCATATGTCACCTTCATTAGGTTTAGTTAATAGCATCAATCCTTTATCTTTTTCGATTTTTTTTAGAAGATAATTTGGTCTTCCATCCGTACCCTTTGGAGAAACTTGTAATTGAGCTTGTTGTTTTAGATCATTCAATATTTCTGTTCTTAATCCTTTTACTTTTGAACTTTCTTTTAATAGTGCTAAATCATCAATGCTATTAATACCTGCTTCTTTAAGTTTCAGACGCTGAGTTTGGCGCATTTTTGCCACCATCATCAAATCTCGTGATTTGGCAAGTCTCTCATCAATAAATGCTGTCCAATCGCCATGATCTCCAGGAATGTCTATAGGTTCTTTGTCAGGATCAAAATGATTTTGGAAATCTCTAAAACGTTCCCTTAAATGCAAATACCAATACCAAAATTTATCAGTTTGAAATTCCTTAAAATTTTTTCCTCCTAAATAAAGTTTAAAATTGTTTGGCTTGCTCCCAAGAATTGGGGTTAGTAATTCGCAGTAACAACATGCTTGCACAAGGAATGTTGTTTTTGTCTTCGAGGAAAGTTTGCATTCAATTGGCTGATATGTCCAGTTACCAAAAGGTGAAGATCCTTTTATCTTTTCTAACAAATCTGCGGCTCCTCTCATCTCTTTATTATTTAGAGATGCTTGCCATATATAGTCGTAGCCTTCCGCCATAGCGTCTATTGATGATTGATAGTCAATTTCAGTTTGTTTACCTCCAAGTTCAGCAATTCTGTGACCTTGTTTTTTGAGATTTGCTATCAGTAATTCTTCATGTCGTATACCATCTTTTAAAAGTTGATTTTCAAGATCATTTCTTTCCGGGAGTTTGTCTTTAAAAAGTCCTTGCACCCTTAATTCATTCCACCAAGCACCAACAACTGGACTCCTGCTGAAAAGTGAAAGTTGCGAAGGTGTTATTTTTTTTCTTTTCATTTTGTATATTGAAAAATTACTCCATAATTATTCTTAATTTTGCTCCAAGTAATTATGGTATTCTTCAGTGTTCAAATCATCAGTACGAGGCCCTTTTCTTATGTAAAATTTTCCATCTATGAAAACTGGTTTTTTTGAGGGAGAACAATTTATTACAAGTATACTTTTCTTAAAAACTTCAGGATTACTAACTTTAATCAAAGGATTTCCCTTATCAAATTCTCTATTAATCAAATTCTCCAAATGAAGTCTCATTTTATCAATTGAAGATCCAAAAACTAATTGTTTTTCATTTCCAATACCAACTATTTCATTATTTTTATCTCTTACACCTATAAAAAGAGTACCTCCTTCAGAATTTAGAAATCCGGCAATAGTTTTTAAAACGCTATGTTCTATTTTCTTTCTCTCTTTTTTTAAATTAAAGTCTTTCTTTTGAGATTCTCTAATATCAAGGCTTAGAGTTTCCTTAAATTCTACAGTGGTTGACTCGCCTTGTTTAATTTTGTTCCATAGATCTCTTTGTGATTTAGTTCCAATATTTGCAAAATTAAAACACAAAACTGATAACTCATTAAGTGATTTATATAAATCTTGGTGATCATGTTTTGCATAAAGAAAGTGATCAGAGCTCTTCTTGTCTATACCTTTCAATTCTTTGACCACCATTGAAGAACTTATATAATCCCTTTTATTTATCCAACCTCTAATATAAGCAAGCGGAATTAAGAAAGAGTATCGCCCGGTATTGTGAAACAAAGTTAGGATAGATGCCTTTTCAAATTCAGTACACTCATTAAAGATTTTAAGGATAATTTTTGGAACCTCTCCTTTCGAGAATTCTTTTTCGCTTATCCATGCTTTTTCTCCTTTTTTATAATTATCTCTGTTCCAGCCAATACCCATTTCAGGTGGGACCATATTCTCGTAATCATCATCATCTATCCAGGTAGTCAATTCTTCCATTAAATCTGTATGTGAATAGTCCCCTTCATAAGTTGTTTTCTTTCTCAGTTCCTGATTATTAAATCCATATCCATAACCAATACCATCGGTATCATATATTTTTAAACCATTATAATAAGATCTATGTAGAGAATATAGAGTTAAGTTTCTATAGTTTTCTGACCCAATCTTATCTCGAATTATATTACGGACCTTAAATAATTCCTTTTGAATAAAGTCCCTACACTCTAAAAAAAGAAAGTCGCAAAGCAAATAATTTGAAATAAATTCATCGAAATTCCTACCTTCATAATAATCAGGTTTTATAAGATTCTTATCTGACGAAAAAAGATAATATGCACAAGGAGTAGTTTTGAAGTGTAGTCTTTGATTTTTTCTGAAATTTAACTCCCCGCACCTGTAAAGATCTTCTCTTATAAATTCTATTAATTCTTGATTCTCGTGTTCTACAAAATCTTCGGAACTATAACATCTAATTCTTTTATTCTTATATTTTAATTGATAAAGCTTACCTTTTTTTTTTATATCTAATTCGGTTGCCAGCATTTATAATTGAAACCTCTTTAGATTTTACGACATTAAAAGATTTTATAAAAGTACTGATAGTTTCTTTTTAAGAAATCCAAAAACCTCTTTTATTTATTATCTGATGGGTTTTATGTTAAAAAGTTCTATGTTTGAATTCTCCACAAATTCCTAATCATCGTCACTACAAAGTTCAATTTCTTCTATGGAAGAAAGTTAGATGCAGCAATCTATACCTTTGTTATATTATCTTTCTCGTATCACATGAAATCGTTCAACATTCGATTCCAGTCAACGACCCCTCCATCTTTTTTGGTTTCTTGATCTAGCTTTCGTAATACTTTTCTTATATCTTGCATTTCTTTGGAATATTTATGATCATTCTTTGCGTAAGGATCATTTGTGTAGTTCCCAATAGTTTCTCTAGTAAATAATTCCATAGTTTTGCTGGTCAAGATTGTCTATTTTGAATGTTTTATTTAGTTATAAATAACTTTTCTCATAATACAAATATACTTCTTGCGAACAATTATTTCATTTGGCAATATAAGTAACCGACTCCAAAATTGGCACATCTAACTTAGATGTTTCCATTAATGGCCAGATAGAAACGAAAGAATAAAAGTCAGGGATTTTCTAATAATTTTCTTTCGGTTCAGCTGTTAAAAAGCTCCTACACACATACTGATAGACAATGAAAATTATTAAGAGACTCAGGTCGCTGACGGGCGATTCTCTGGGTGTTATACGCCGCACTCCGCCACTTGTTTTTGCAATGGCTGTCTTATCTCTCGGAGGTTTTATAGGCGCCTCCACGGTTCTTGTGAGAGGGTTCAGAACGGTTGAGAATACTATCACTGTTACCGGTGCAAGTACTGAAAGTTTTGAGAGTGATATTGCAAAATGGTCAGTACAGGTAAAGACCTCAGGTAAAACCCAGATTGACTCATTTACCAAGCATAAACAGTCCATTAATAAGACAATGGAATTCCTTAAAGCCAATGGAATTGAGGATGGTGTAAAGCAGGATGTTTATCTTGGACCTGCGAGTATCAGTGAATATAAAACAAGGAATCCCAAGACTAATGAAATCATTAGAACTGAATGGATTACTTA
Coding sequences within it:
- a CDS encoding TM0106 family RecB-like putative nuclease, with the protein product MKRKKITPSQLSLFSRSPVVGAWWNELRVQGLFKDKLPERNDLENQLLKDGIRHEELLIANLKKQGHRIAELGGKQTEIDYQSSIDAMAEGYDYIWQASLNNKEMRGAADLLEKIKGSSPFGNWTYQPIECKLSSKTKTTFLVQACCYCELLTPILGSKPNNFKLYLGGKNFKEFQTDKFWYWYLHLRERFRDFQNHFDPDKEPIDIPGDHGDWTAFIDERLAKSRDLMMVAKMRQTQRLKLKEAGINSIDDLALLKESSKVKGLRTEILNDLKQQAQLQVSPKGTDGRPNYLLKKIEKDKGLMLLTKPNEGDIWFDLEGIQDPVLGTQLEYLIGICFKEKDSLRTTYKSWWAHNALEEKKAFEGWVDWVEKRLEKYPNLKIYHYGSYEKSAIRRIAQQYSTKEAVIDKWLRSNLLVDLLPIVTSTIILGEDSYSIKKVEKLYMDKRDADVKTAGDSVVAYRIWANSGEPEIPGKSPTGSPRLQIIEDYNREDCESTERLQNWLINLKKAEGLTFESHEEEKEDELSQEIKPLESLSQKLLDELPEEYKTLKSKESNDETFWENKTGKRGLSFRAQLLLGHLLAFHHRENKIDWWNYFERKEIARLDSDELLEDSEVIEDAIWQKCEEKKSARTSAYYHSFKFNPEQQLKLYCDNNSRLTLEIASTNLRIDAVAIDNDNGEITLKYPKNKLEKRIEEGESEGIPKSSCTLIKRPVDISKPLRDRLEKQANSWIDGNKKLPAALSNFLECNSVKGLVDLNQKIYKNRTDIPKSLAEFLEKESGITLAIQGPPGTGKSSVTAKLVTELLKLDKNIAISSNSNQAINNLLIKTKIVCQDQDLKIEIIKATSNKKDQELSEKDILLLPPKSLTLKERVVGGTTWVFSREEMKKAFDFLIIDEAGQMSLANLLVMAQCAKTIILVGDQQQLSQPTKADHPGESGKSCLEYLIKDANVVPKDKGIFLNTSWRMEPSLTNIVSELFYDQKLIGCQSNKINSIKWGKPLSSKSEDSYPNKGIIFKKIEHYGCSVKSFEEINLIEQIIDSLLGGSFEYAQFDKNITGEIKAKHILVTAPYNVQVNLLEQRLKGKARVGTVDRFQGQEAPIAIHSLTASSGDNAPRGIDFLLEPNRLNVAISRAQCLSIIVGSPNLATGLINTVNEAEKVNRLCRLMMFD
- a CDS encoding AlbA family DNA-binding domain-containing protein; translated protein: MLATELDIKKKGKLYQLKYKNKRIRCYSSEDFVEHENQELIEFIREDLYRCGELNFRKNQRLHFKTTPCAYYLFSSDKNLIKPDYYEGRNFDEFISNYLLCDFLFLECRDFIQKELFKVRNIIRDKIGSENYRNLTLYSLHRSYYNGLKIYDTDGIGYGYGFNNQELRKKTTYEGDYSHTDLMEELTTWIDDDDYENMVPPEMGIGWNRDNYKKGEKAWISEKEFSKGEVPKIILKIFNECTEFEKASILTLFHNTGRYSFLIPLAYIRGWINKRDYISSSMVVKELKGIDKKSSDHFLYAKHDHQDLYKSLNELSVLCFNFANIGTKSQRDLWNKIKQGESTTVEFKETLSLDIRESQKKDFNLKKERKKIEHSVLKTIAGFLNSEGGTLFIGVRDKNNEIVGIGNEKQLVFGSSIDKMRLHLENLINREFDKGNPLIKVSNPEVFKKSILVINCSPSKKPVFIDGKFYIRKGPRTDDLNTEEYHNYLEQN
- a CDS encoding SIMPL domain-containing protein, whose product is MKIIKRLRSLTGDSLGVIRRTPPLVFAMAVLSLGGFIGASTVLVRGFRTVENTITVTGASTESFESDIAKWSVQVKTSGKTQIDSFTKHKQSINKTMEFLKANGIEDGVKQDVYLGPASISEYKTRNPKTNEIIRTEWITYQNIEIESRDVYKIQKTHSQITELLGKGVRVKPSRPEFTYSKLADKRVDMLAKAAKDARIRAEAIALEAGSEVGGLKRVNTGVFQITVPNSTKVSSWGSYDTTTIKKDITAVMGVTFAVKK